In Festucalex cinctus isolate MCC-2025b chromosome 21, RoL_Fcin_1.0, whole genome shotgun sequence, one genomic interval encodes:
- the bmp2b gene encoding bone morphogenetic protein 2b, with translation MVAVVGSLMVLLLAQVLMEGATGLIPEVGRRRYGESGRHSPQQSAGALHEFELRLLSMFGLKRRPSPGKHAVVPRYMVDLYRMHSANGDHSARRPKSMGRHAETAASEANTIRSFHHEESMEALASLKGKTTQQFYFNLTSVPEEERITSAELRIYRDQVMGVTAATPNNSSANVSSAAAGFHRINIYEIFGTPKSGSGDPLVRLLDTRLVKDSLSRWESFDVSPAVSQWTSGKGHNHGFMVEVHHPADWQASDEHAQRRGRHVRVSRSLHQDQDSWPQARPLLVTYGHDGRGDSVLHTREKRQATLRKQRRKHQHKASCKRHALYVDFSDVGWNEWIVAPPGYHAFYCHGECPFPLADHLNSTNHAIVQTLVNSVNSNIPKACCVPTDLSPISLLYLDEYEKVILKNYQDMVVEGCGCR, from the exons ATGGTCGCCGTGGTCGGCTCTCTCATGGTACTGCTTCTGGCTCAGGTGTTGATGGAAGGCGCAACGGGACTCATCCCCGAGGTGGGCCGAAGGCGGTACGGCGAGTCGGGCCGGCACAGCCCGCAGCAGTCGGCGGGCGCCCTGCACGAGTTCGAGTTACGGCTCCTCAGTATGTTCGGCCTGAAACGCAGGCCGTCGCCAGGCAAGCACGCCGTGGTACCACGGTACATGGTGGACCTGTACCGCATGCACTCGGCCAACGGCGACCACAGCGCCCGGCGACCCAAGAGCATGGGAAGGCACGCCGAGACGGCAGCCAGCGAAGCCAACACGATTAGAAGCTTTCACCATGAAG AGTCTATGGAGGCTCTGGCCAGCCTGAAAGGCAAAACCACCCAGCAGTTCTACTTCAACCTCACTTCCGTCCCAGAGGAGGAACGCATAACCTCGGCGGAGCTTCGTATCTACAGAGACCAAGTCATGGGAGTCACCGCCGCCACCCCCAACAACAGCTCCGCAAACGTCAGCTCGGCGGCCGCTGGCTTCCATCGTATCAACATTTATGAGATATTTGGGACCCCCAAATCTGGCAGTGGGGACCCTCTAGTTCGCTTGCTAGACACCCGGTTGGTGAAGGACTCTTTGAGCCGGTGGGAGAGCTTTGACGTTAGCCCCGCTGTGTCTCAGTGGACCTCCGGGAAGGGTCACAACCACGGCTTCATGGTGGAGGTGCACCACCCAGCCGACTGGCAGGCGAGCGACGAGCATGCGCAGCGACGCGGAAGGCACGTGCGCGTGAGCAGGTCCCTGCACCAGGACCAGGACTCGTGGCCTCAAGCCAGGCCCCTGCTGGTGACCTACGGCCACGACGGGCGCGGGGACTCGGTTCTGCACACGCGGGAAAAGCGCCAGGCCACACTCCGCAAACAGAGGCGGAAGCACCAGCACAAGGCCAGCTGCAAGAGGCACGCGCTTTACGTGGACTTCAGCGACGTGGGCTGGAACGAGTGGATAGTGGCGCCCCCGGGCTACCACGCCTTTTACTGCCACGGGGAATGTCCCttccccttggcggaccacctcaATTCCACCAATCATGCTATTGTGCAGACGCTGGTCAACTCTGTGAACTCGAACATCCCCAAGGCGTGCTGCGTGCCCACCGACTTGAGCCCCATCTCCCTGCTTTACCTTGATGAATACGAGAAGGTCATCCTTAAAAACTACCAAGACATGGTGGTCGAGGGATGCGGCTGCCGGTGA